Part of the Pseudodesulfovibrio mercurii genome is shown below.
GGATCGCGGGCCGGATGGTCGAGGCGGGGAGCATGTTCGCCTTGCTCTGCCCGCATATCTGGCAGACGTGTCTGGGCCTGGGCTTCGGCGAAGCCGACGGGTGGGGGGAGGACTTCCGGCTCATGGCAAACCTCGTTGTGACGGCGATGGGCGCCGGGTGGAACACTGTCGCGGGGTCCGCCGCCCGGACCCGGCGCGGCGCGCGGACACCGTGATCGTTACCCCACCGGCCCGCCCAGGTAAACCGCCGCGCGCGGCAGGGGCGGGGTGGACAAGTAAAAAACCCCTGCCGCGGGTGCGCGGCAGGGGTTTTGTCTACCTTGCGGGGGGCGGTCTACGGGAAGACCACCTCGACCTGTTCGGCGGCCTCCTGGCGCTTGACGATCTCGCCGATGCGGTAGGCCTCCACGTCCTCGCGGGCGTCGAGTTTTTCCAGGGCCTCGTCGGCGTGGGCCGGGTCCACGATGAGGATGTAGCCGATGGAGCAGTTGAAGATCTGGAGCATCTCGGGCCAGGACAGGTCGCCCTGGGCCTTGATCCAGTCGAACACGGGCAGCATGGCCCAGGAGCCGAAATTGATGGACGCGGCCACGGTTTCGGGCAGCACGCGCGGAATGTTGTCGTAGAAGCCGCCGCCGGTGACGTGGACCATGCCCTTGATGGTCATGGACTCCATGAGTTCGAGCACGGGCTTGACGTAGATCCTGGTCGGCTCGATGAGGACCTCGGCCACGGTCCGGTCCGTGCCGGGGAAGGTGTCGTCATGGTCCAGGCCGGACTGGGCCAGGAGCTTGCGCACCAGGGACCAGCCGTTGGAGTGCACGCCCGAGGAGGCCAGGCCGATGAGCACGTCGCCGGGCGTGATCTCCTTGCCGGTGACCAGCTTCGGGGTATCGACCATGCCCACGGCAAAGCCGGACAGGTCGTATTCGCCGTCCGGGTAGAAGCCGGGCATTTCGGCGGTCTCGCCGCCGAGCAGGGCGCAGGCCGACTGGCGGCAGCCCTCGCACACGCCGGAGACCACCTGGGCGGCCACGCCGGGTTCGAGCTTGCCCGTGGCGAAGTAGTCGAGGAAGAAGAGCGGGGTTGCGCCCTGGACGAG
Proteins encoded:
- the purM gene encoding phosphoribosylformylglycinamidine cyclo-ligase, with amino-acid sequence MSDSAKRSQAYTSAGVDIEAGNEFVRRIKDMVKSTFTPGVATDIGGFGGLFKPEIAGMEAPMLVAGTDGVGTKLKLAFMFDKHDTVGIDLVAMSVNDVLVQGATPLFFLDYFATGKLEPGVAAQVVSGVCEGCRQSACALLGGETAEMPGFYPDGEYDLSGFAVGMVDTPKLVTGKEITPGDVLIGLASSGVHSNGWSLVRKLLAQSGLDHDDTFPGTDRTVAEVLIEPTRIYVKPVLELMESMTIKGMVHVTGGGFYDNIPRVLPETVAASINFGSWAMLPVFDWIKAQGDLSWPEMLQIFNCSIGYILIVDPAHADEALEKLDAREDVEAYRIGEIVKRQEAAEQVEVVFP